In a single window of the Elaeis guineensis isolate ETL-2024a chromosome 8, EG11, whole genome shotgun sequence genome:
- the LOC140859664 gene encoding lysine histidine transporter 1-like — translation MGTQAPPTPPESYDIGSKSEKEKIVDDWLPITSSRNAKWWYSTFHNVTAMVGAGVLSLPYAMSELGWGPGIAILILSWIITLYTLWQMVEMHEMVPGKRFDRYHELGQEAFGEKLGLWIVVPQQLVVEVSVNIVYMVTGGQSLKKFHDLVCPDCKHIKQTYFIMIFASVHFVLSQLPNFNSISGVSLAAAVMSLSYSTIAWGASVEKGKQENVEYGYPSSSTAGTVFGFLSALGDVAFAYAGHNVVLEIQATIPSTPEKPSKKPMWKGVVVAYIIVALCYFPVALIGYWAFGNSVKDNILLSLEKPTWLIAMANMMVVVHVIGSYQIYAMPVFDMLETMLVKRLHFPPGLMLRLIARSVYVALTMFIAITFPFFSGLLGFFGGLVFAPTTYFLPCVMWLAIYKPKVGSLSWFTNWVCIILGFLLMILAPIGGLRQIILDAKTYKFYS, via the exons ATGGGAACGCAAGCTCCTCCTACACCCCCAGAATCATATGATATCGGAAGCAAG TCTgagaaggagaagatcgtcgatgATTGGCTTCCGATCACCTCATCCCGGAATGCCAAGTGGTGGTACTCAACATTCCACAATGTCACGGCCATGGTCGGAGCCGGTGTCCTCAGCTTGCCATATGCTATGTCAGAACTTGGATG GGGCCCAGGCATTGCAATCCTAATTCTATCATGGATCATCACCTTATATACTCTCTGGCAAATGGTGGAGATGCATGAGATGGTGCCCGGAAAGCGGTTCGATCGGTACCATGAACTGGGGCAGGAGGCCTTTGGAGAGAAGCTTGGTCTTTGGATTGTGGTGCCTCAGCAGCTTGTCGTCGAGGTGAGCGTCAACATTGTCTACATGGTTACAGGTGGACAATCTCTAAAGAAGTTCCATGATCTTGTCTGCCCTGACTGCAAACACATCAAACAAACATATTTCATCATGATCTTTGCCTCGGTGCACTTCGTGCTCTCGCAACTGCCCAACTTTAACTCCATTTCAGGTGTCTCCTTGGCAGCTGCTGTCATGTCTCTCAG TTATTCCACCATTGCTTGGGGCGCTTCTGTGGAGAAAGGGAAGCAAGAAAATGTTGAATATGGATACCCATCGTCAAGCACCGCAGGAACCGTCTTCGGTTTCCTCAGTGCACTGGGAGACGTTGCTTTCGCATATGCCGGTCACAATGTGGTCTTGGAAATCCAAGCAACCATTCCTTCCACTCCTGAGAAGCCATCAAAGAAGCCTATGTGGAAGGGTGTAGTTGTTGCCTACATCATTGTTGCTCTTTGCTACTTCCCTGTTGCTCTCATTGGTTACTGGGCCTTCGGCAATTCGGTCAAGGACAACATCCTCCTTTCACTGGAGAAGCCAACGTGGCTGATTGCCATGGCCAACATGATGGTCGTCGTCCATGTCATTGGGAGCTATCAG ATTTATGCCATGCCTGTCTTCGACATGCTAGAAACTATGCTGGTGAAGAGACTTCATTTTCCTCCAGGTCTTATGCTTCGCTTAATTGCGCGTAGTGTATATGTTG CATTGACAATGTTCATTGCTATTACCTTCCCCTTCTTTAGTGGGCTACTTGGATTCTTTGGAGGATTGGTATTTGCCCCGACTACATACTTT CTCCCCTGTGTCATGTGGCTTGCCATCTACAAGCCTAAAGTGGGTAGCTTATCTTGGTTCACTAATTGG GTCTGCATCATACTCGGGTTCCTACTGATGATTTTAGCACCCATTGGTGGATTAAGGCAAATCATACTCGATGCGAAGACCTACAAATTTTACTCATAA